Proteins found in one Vallitalea guaymasensis genomic segment:
- the spoIVB gene encoding SpoIVB peptidase: MRSKGYRFRIFLFFSLLVILVINVGSDLLISRYLPGEIKILVNEERDFLFNVPLDAKINGNLEGVVMVNQEPVKDNLVLNLQKSFTIKPKKTGVIDVELKLFGILPIKTVKVDVIDKKRVVPVGKTIGVTVYTDGILVLGTGLVYGEDGKKYNPAKGKLYTGDYIKAVKGKQISRKKELIEIVKKNQGEQIELDVIRNDKKQKVNITPVKTIENNQYKIGVWVRDDTQGIGTMTYMDLDKKTFGALGHGITDVDTKQLIEIETGEVVNTMITTIKKGEDGVPGEISGIIVGGEGNRLGEIKKNTSHGIFGEASNEGIDQVLENDIIPIGFRYDVHEGQAFIRSDVSGKLKDYEILIKKIYLGDESNKGMIIEVVDEDLIKTTNGIIQGMSGSPIIQDNKLIGAVTHVFVQDSKKGYGVFIENMLIEE, from the coding sequence ATGAGAAGCAAAGGATACAGATTTAGAATTTTTCTATTTTTTAGTCTATTAGTCATTTTAGTAATTAATGTTGGATCAGATCTACTTATAAGCAGATATTTACCAGGTGAAATCAAAATTTTAGTTAACGAAGAACGCGACTTCCTATTTAATGTTCCATTAGACGCTAAGATAAATGGAAATCTTGAAGGCGTTGTAATGGTTAATCAGGAACCTGTCAAAGATAATCTTGTACTCAATCTACAAAAATCTTTTACAATTAAACCTAAAAAAACAGGTGTTATTGATGTAGAACTAAAATTATTTGGTATATTGCCTATAAAAACAGTAAAAGTTGATGTAATAGATAAAAAAAGGGTTGTTCCAGTAGGTAAAACCATAGGTGTTACAGTATATACAGATGGAATTTTAGTACTTGGAACTGGTTTGGTATATGGTGAAGACGGAAAAAAGTATAATCCCGCAAAAGGAAAACTATATACTGGTGATTATATCAAAGCAGTAAAAGGAAAACAAATATCAAGAAAAAAAGAATTAATAGAGATTGTAAAGAAAAATCAGGGTGAACAAATAGAACTAGATGTCATAAGAAATGATAAAAAACAAAAAGTTAACATAACTCCTGTTAAAACCATAGAAAATAATCAATATAAAATCGGAGTTTGGGTTCGAGATGATACTCAAGGAATTGGAACAATGACTTATATGGATTTGGATAAAAAAACTTTCGGGGCATTAGGACATGGTATAACAGATGTTGACACAAAGCAACTAATAGAAATTGAGACTGGTGAAGTCGTTAATACAATGATTACAACAATTAAAAAAGGTGAAGATGGAGTGCCTGGAGAGATATCTGGAATCATAGTTGGCGGTGAAGGAAATCGCTTAGGAGAGATAAAGAAGAATACCTCTCACGGTATATTTGGAGAAGCATCCAATGAAGGAATAGACCAAGTTCTAGAGAATGATATAATACCCATAGGTTTTAGATATGATGTGCATGAAGGTCAAGCCTTTATCAGAAGCGATGTTAGCGGTAAATTAAAGGATTACGAGATATTGATTAAAAAGATATATTTAGGTGATGAGTCTAATAAAGGTATGATTATTGAAGTTGTTGATGAAGATTTGATAAAAACAACAAATGGAATTATCCAAGGAATGAGTGGAAGTCCCATTATTCAAGATAATAAATTAATAGGTGCAGTCACACATGTTTTTGTTCAAGATTCAAAAAAGGGTTATGGTGTTTTTATAGAAAATATGTTAATTGAGGAGTAA
- the dxs gene encoding 1-deoxy-D-xylulose-5-phosphate synthase, with protein MNEILDGISSPSDIKALEIDQLNILAKELREYLIKVVSNTGGHLSSNLGVVELTLALHYCFNSPYDKLIWDVGHQTYIHKMITGRKEEIKTVRKFQGLSGFPKRAESEHDIFETGHSSTSISAALGFAKARELLNENNYVVPIIGDGSMTGGMAFEALNNAGRLDSNFIVILNDNQMSISRNVGGLSSYLDTIRTGTVYKEMKEEVEKALTKIPRIGKEVVKVIRDVKSGIKQLVIPGMLFEELGFTYLGPIDGHNISALIKTLNQAKRLNEPVLIHVNTIKGKGYKPAELNPTKYHGTKPFYIKNGRPKNLPCSDTYSKVLGDTLIDIADNKKKGIVAISAAMPEGTGLDKFARKYPDKFIDVGIAEQHAVTYAAGLAASGIKPVVALYSSFLQRAYDQIIHDVCMQRLPVVFAIDRAGLVGEDGETHQGIFDISFLSHMPNMTVIAPKNKSELQSMIKFAVDYEAPIAIRYPKGKASNELKEYNEEITYGKSEIIKRGSKIAIIGVGTLTQTAYNVSAMLEENNIMCTLINARFVKPIDKELIEEIANNHDYIFTIEENVVSGGYGNNVVKFVSDTQANTKVVCIGIEDDFIQHGKRDELIKLCKLDEESIYNRIMTYVNK; from the coding sequence GTGAACGAAATATTAGATGGGATTAGTAGCCCTAGTGATATTAAAGCTTTAGAAATAGACCAATTGAACATACTAGCAAAAGAACTTAGAGAATATCTAATAAAAGTAGTAAGTAATACAGGTGGACATTTAAGTTCAAATTTAGGAGTAGTAGAATTAACATTAGCACTTCATTATTGCTTTAATTCACCATATGATAAATTAATATGGGATGTAGGACATCAGACTTATATCCATAAGATGATTACTGGTAGAAAAGAAGAGATTAAGACTGTTAGAAAATTTCAAGGATTAAGTGGATTCCCAAAAAGAGCAGAAAGCGAACATGATATATTTGAAACAGGGCATAGCTCAACATCCATTTCAGCTGCCCTTGGTTTTGCAAAAGCTAGAGAATTATTGAATGAGAATAATTATGTGGTACCTATAATAGGTGATGGATCAATGACAGGTGGAATGGCTTTTGAAGCATTGAATAATGCTGGAAGGCTAGATTCTAATTTTATTGTGATACTCAATGATAATCAAATGTCTATTTCCAGAAACGTAGGTGGGTTATCATCTTATTTAGATACAATAAGAACAGGTACAGTATATAAAGAAATGAAAGAAGAAGTTGAGAAAGCACTTACTAAAATTCCTAGAATAGGTAAGGAAGTTGTTAAGGTTATAAGAGACGTCAAATCTGGTATCAAACAGTTGGTCATACCTGGAATGCTATTTGAAGAATTAGGATTTACTTATCTAGGTCCAATAGATGGACATAACATATCTGCATTAATAAAAACACTCAATCAAGCTAAAAGACTAAATGAGCCAGTGCTCATACATGTTAATACAATAAAAGGTAAAGGTTATAAGCCGGCAGAACTGAATCCTACCAAATATCATGGAACCAAACCATTCTATATTAAGAATGGCAGACCTAAGAATTTGCCTTGTTCGGATACCTATTCAAAAGTACTTGGTGATACTCTTATTGATATAGCAGATAATAAGAAGAAAGGTATAGTAGCAATATCAGCTGCGATGCCAGAAGGTACAGGTCTTGATAAATTCGCAAGAAAATATCCTGATAAATTCATTGATGTTGGGATAGCTGAACAACATGCTGTAACTTATGCTGCAGGACTTGCAGCTAGTGGCATTAAACCTGTAGTAGCTTTATACTCATCATTCTTACAGAGAGCTTATGACCAGATTATACATGATGTCTGTATGCAGCGCCTACCAGTAGTATTTGCAATTGATAGAGCAGGTTTGGTAGGTGAGGATGGTGAAACCCATCAAGGTATATTTGACATATCATTTTTGAGCCATATGCCCAATATGACAGTGATTGCTCCTAAAAATAAAAGTGAATTACAATCTATGATTAAATTCGCTGTAGACTATGAAGCACCTATAGCCATAAGATATCCTAAAGGTAAAGCTTCAAATGAATTAAAAGAATATAATGAAGAAATTACTTATGGAAAAAGTGAGATCATTAAAAGAGGCAGTAAAATAGCAATTATCGGTGTTGGAACCTTGACACAGACAGCATACAACGTTTCTGCTATGCTAGAAGAGAATAATATTATGTGTACACTGATTAATGCTAGATTTGTTAAGCCTATTGATAAAGAATTAATTGAAGAGATTGCAAATAACCATGATTATATATTCACTATCGAGGAAAATGTTGTTTCTGGTGGATATGGGAATAATGTTGTAAAATTTGTATCTGATACCCAAGCTAATACAAAAGTTGTTTGTATAGGTATTGAAGATGATTTTATACAACATGGTAAAAGAGATGAATTAATAAAATTATGTAAGTTAGATGAAGAAAGTATATATAATAGAATTATGACATACGTAAACAAGTAA
- a CDS encoding TlyA family RNA methyltransferase gives MVQKERLDILLFNKGLADSREKAKSIIMTGNVFVNGEREDKPGTKFDIKSEIIVKKNPNPYVSRGGLKLDKAVKEFGLKLENKVCTDVGASTGGFTDCMLQNGAKKVYSIDVGYGQFAWKLRQDERVVCMEKTNVRYVTKDMVDDEIDFVSIDVSFISLTKVLEPVKKLMSENSEMVCLIKPQFEAGREKVGKKGVVRDRAVHEEVIEKIMKYVLSIDFSIKDLSFSPIKGPEGNIEYLLYLTTEGQSTMDDEEIISIVKTVVDKAHEKL, from the coding sequence ATGGTACAAAAAGAAAGACTTGATATATTACTGTTCAATAAGGGTCTAGCTGATTCAAGAGAAAAGGCAAAATCAATTATTATGACTGGAAATGTTTTCGTAAATGGTGAAAGAGAAGATAAACCAGGTACCAAATTTGATATTAAGTCGGAAATAATTGTAAAGAAGAACCCTAATCCATATGTAAGTCGTGGAGGATTAAAGTTAGATAAAGCCGTAAAAGAATTTGGCTTGAAATTAGAGAACAAAGTATGTACTGATGTGGGAGCTTCCACAGGTGGATTCACTGATTGTATGCTTCAAAATGGTGCAAAGAAAGTATATTCAATTGATGTTGGATATGGACAATTCGCTTGGAAATTAAGACAGGATGAACGAGTTGTATGCATGGAAAAAACCAATGTTCGTTATGTCACAAAAGATATGGTGGATGACGAAATAGATTTTGTTTCCATAGATGTTTCTTTTATATCTTTAACCAAAGTATTGGAACCTGTTAAAAAATTGATGAGTGAGAATAGTGAGATGGTTTGCCTTATAAAACCACAATTTGAAGCGGGAAGAGAGAAAGTTGGTAAAAAAGGTGTTGTAAGGGATAGAGCTGTTCACGAAGAAGTTATTGAGAAAATTATGAAATATGTTTTGTCAATAGATTTCTCCATAAAAGATTTAAGTTTTTCTCCAATAAAAGGTCCAGAAGGAAATATAGAGTATTTACTTTACCTGACTACTGAAGGACAATCAACAATGGATGATGAAGAAATTATTAGTATTGTGAAAACAGTAGTTGATAAAGCTCACGAAAAATTATAA
- the argR gene encoding arginine repressor, whose protein sequence is MKIERQTKILQLINHYDIETQEDLASRLIEEGFIVTQATISRDIRELRLTKIATSDGKQKYVVLKNKETKLNEKFIRVFKDGFSSMDRAGNIIVLKTLVGMAMAVAAAIDALNFDDIVGCIAGDDTIFCAVRTENDAIRIMEKMNKLVNNNL, encoded by the coding sequence ATGAAAATTGAACGCCAAACTAAGATTCTTCAATTAATTAATCACTATGATATTGAGACTCAGGAAGATTTAGCAAGTAGACTTATCGAGGAAGGGTTTATAGTAACTCAAGCAACTATATCAAGAGATATCAGAGAATTAAGATTGACTAAGATTGCTACATCAGATGGAAAACAGAAATACGTTGTATTAAAGAATAAAGAGACCAAATTAAATGAAAAATTCATAAGAGTATTCAAAGATGGTTTTTCATCTATGGACCGGGCAGGTAACATTATTGTTTTGAAGACATTAGTTGGTATGGCTATGGCTGTAGCTGCTGCTATTGATGCACTCAATTTTGATGACATAGTGGGTTGTATAGCTGGGGATGATACTATTTTCTGTGCAGTAAGAACAGAAAACGATGCCATTAGGATTATGGAAAAAATGAACAAATTGGTTAATAATAATTTATAG
- the recN gene encoding DNA repair protein RecN yields the protein MLIHLHVKNYALIDEINVDFDDNLNILTGETGAGKSIIIGSINAVLGGKVSKDMIRTGCDSALIELLFYVDNNVVLSKLHEYDINMDNNKELLITRKININGRSVFRMNGQVVTTSIVKDISTKLIDIHGQHEHQSLLNKKNHLSLLDTFCGVDVLELKEKLREKYAYYMELSSKIDHFMLDEHTRKKEISFLEYEINEITSANLIIGEDEKLKEEYTLLSNGKKIIKSMSEIHTYVNGDSTNMTGAIDQIGQAVRLLSGIKTLDKNIMNMEEQISNIEIMLSDFNRDINDYISSFELDESRYFEIEDRIDLINNLKMKYGDTIEEILKYKEEKEKYLEELINHEEHLNQINKEINTLKNEIEVYCGDLTRIRKEKAKHISKLIVNALRHINLLNTNFIIEVNRANKFNSNGWDEIEFLISTNVGEPLKSLSKVASGGELSRIMLAIKSVLAGSDDIESLIFDEIDTGISGKTAGLVAEKLVQISKEHQVICITHLAQIAAMGDAHFIIQKKVKDNVTHTLINKLDKESSINELARLLGGIKITDAVIANAKEMKDYAEEVKKIQ from the coding sequence ATGTTAATACACCTTCATGTAAAAAATTATGCGTTAATTGATGAAATCAACGTAGATTTTGATGATAACCTAAATATATTAACTGGTGAGACAGGAGCAGGGAAATCCATTATTATTGGTTCTATTAATGCTGTTCTTGGTGGTAAAGTCAGTAAGGATATGATAAGGACTGGTTGCGATAGCGCATTAATTGAACTTTTGTTCTATGTGGATAATAATGTTGTTTTAAGCAAATTACATGAATACGATATTAACATGGATAATAACAAAGAACTCCTAATAACCAGGAAAATAAATATTAATGGTAGAAGTGTCTTTAGAATGAATGGACAAGTTGTTACTACATCCATAGTAAAGGATATTTCTACTAAGCTTATTGATATACATGGCCAACATGAACATCAATCTTTACTAAATAAGAAGAATCATCTTTCATTATTAGATACTTTTTGCGGTGTAGATGTTTTAGAGTTAAAAGAAAAACTCAGGGAAAAGTATGCTTATTACATGGAACTCAGTAGTAAGATCGATCATTTCATGCTTGATGAACACACTAGAAAAAAAGAAATATCTTTTTTGGAATATGAAATAAATGAGATAACATCAGCTAACCTGATAATTGGTGAAGATGAGAAACTCAAGGAAGAATACACTTTACTCTCAAATGGTAAAAAGATTATTAAGTCCATGTCAGAAATACATACTTATGTTAATGGAGACAGTACCAATATGACAGGTGCAATAGACCAGATTGGGCAAGCTGTAAGGCTACTGTCTGGAATAAAAACACTGGATAAAAATATAATGAACATGGAAGAACAGATTTCAAACATTGAGATTATGTTAAGTGATTTCAATAGAGATATAAACGACTATATAAGTAGTTTTGAACTGGATGAATCAAGATATTTTGAGATTGAAGATCGAATAGATTTAATTAATAATTTAAAAATGAAATATGGAGATACTATAGAAGAGATATTAAAATATAAAGAAGAAAAAGAAAAATATCTAGAAGAATTAATCAATCATGAAGAACATTTGAATCAGATAAATAAAGAAATAAACACACTAAAAAATGAAATTGAAGTTTATTGTGGTGACTTAACAAGAATTAGAAAAGAAAAAGCTAAACATATCAGTAAACTGATTGTAAATGCATTAAGGCACATTAATCTGTTGAACACTAATTTTATTATTGAAGTCAACAGAGCTAACAAATTTAATTCAAATGGATGGGATGAAATTGAGTTTTTAATTTCAACTAATGTGGGAGAACCATTAAAATCACTTAGTAAAGTAGCATCAGGAGGAGAGTTGTCAAGAATTATGCTGGCTATCAAATCAGTTCTAGCTGGTAGTGACGATATTGAATCATTGATTTTTGATGAAATCGATACTGGTATTAGTGGAAAAACTGCAGGACTGGTTGCAGAAAAACTTGTACAGATTTCAAAAGAACATCAAGTCATCTGTATAACCCATTTGGCTCAAATAGCTGCTATGGGAGATGCTCACTTCATTATTCAGAAGAAAGTTAAAGATAATGTTACACATACTTTAATAAATAAATTAGATAAAGAAAGTTCTATCAATGAATTAGCAAGACTGCTTGGCGGCATAAAAATAACTGATGCTGTTATTGCAAATGCAAAAGAAATGAAGGACTACGCAGAAGAAGTTAAAAAAATTCAATAA
- a CDS encoding NAD(+)/NADH kinase yields the protein MNKFVIIPNLTKDKKLETTKLIVDWLEKNDCKICLPAQIANYINKQQYSCSESDMYNNADCAIVLGGDGTILNAARNLIKYDLPILGVNLGNLGFLAEVEKKDALSTLSKIIKGDYYVQRRMMLDVKRLINDKEDLIGVALNDIVIARTSISRMMKYSIYVNDGHVNNYSADGIIVSTPTGSTAYNLSAGGPILDPKNEMMVITPICPHTLMSRSIVLSKNDVVKISLENNRKSWNDDTMITIDGQESFNIDQKDKIIISNSYKSAKLITCNKNGFYTILKKKLGNC from the coding sequence ATGAATAAATTTGTAATAATACCTAATCTGACCAAGGATAAAAAACTAGAAACAACAAAGTTAATTGTTGATTGGTTAGAAAAAAATGACTGTAAGATATGTTTGCCAGCACAAATAGCTAATTATATCAATAAGCAGCAATATAGCTGTTCAGAAAGTGACATGTATAATAATGCTGATTGTGCTATTGTATTAGGAGGAGACGGAACGATTCTTAATGCAGCGAGAAATCTGATCAAATATGATTTGCCTATACTTGGTGTTAATCTAGGTAATCTAGGTTTTTTGGCTGAGGTAGAAAAAAAAGATGCATTAAGTACTTTGTCAAAGATCATTAAAGGTGATTATTATGTCCAAAGAAGAATGATGTTGGATGTAAAAAGATTAATTAATGATAAAGAAGATTTAATAGGAGTTGCATTAAATGACATTGTAATAGCTAGAACGTCTATATCTAGAATGATGAAATACAGTATTTATGTTAATGATGGACATGTTAACAATTATTCTGCAGACGGTATAATAGTTTCCACGCCTACAGGCTCAACAGCATATAATTTGTCTGCTGGAGGTCCTATATTGGACCCTAAGAATGAAATGATGGTCATAACACCTATATGCCCTCATACATTGATGTCAAGAAGTATTGTACTTTCAAAAAACGATGTAGTTAAGATATCACTAGAAAACAACAGAAAGAGCTGGAATGACGATACTATGATTACCATTGATGGTCAAGAGAGTTTTAACATAGACCAAAAAGATAAAATTATAATATCTAACTCTTATAAAAGTGCTAAACTAATTACATGTAATAAAAATGGATTTTATACGATTCTAAAAAAGAAATTAGGTAATTGCTAA
- the spo0A gene encoding sporulation transcription factor Spo0A has protein sequence MCTILSEYLNSKEDITVVGVANNGEDACKQIKEKEPDVVLLDIIMPQLDGLGVLERMYEDKDIKKVPMFIMLTAVGQEKITSSALNLGAEYYIMKPFDNETIVKRIRQLKGKMQLIKRDRRNDFVSETEKGYSARSLEAEVTNIIHEIGVPAHIKGYQYLRDAIIMAINDMDILNSITKLLYPSIAKKFNTTPSRVERAIRHAIEVAWGRGKMDTIDKLFGYTINHGKGKPTNSEFIALIADKLRLELRVG, from the coding sequence ATGTGCACTATCTTATCTGAATATTTAAACTCAAAAGAAGATATCACTGTAGTTGGAGTTGCTAATAATGGTGAAGATGCATGTAAACAAATAAAGGAAAAAGAACCTGATGTTGTTTTACTTGACATTATTATGCCACAACTAGACGGGCTGGGAGTATTAGAGAGAATGTACGAAGATAAGGACATAAAGAAAGTTCCTATGTTTATTATGTTGACAGCAGTAGGACAAGAAAAAATAACATCTAGTGCACTTAATCTTGGAGCGGAATATTATATAATGAAACCTTTTGATAATGAGACAATCGTTAAGAGAATAAGACAATTAAAAGGTAAAATGCAGTTAATTAAACGTGATAGAAGAAATGATTTTGTTTCTGAAACTGAAAAAGGTTATTCAGCAAGAAGTTTAGAAGCTGAAGTAACCAATATAATTCATGAAATTGGAGTTCCAGCACATATTAAAGGTTATCAATACCTAAGAGATGCTATAATAATGGCTATTAATGATATGGACATACTTAATTCCATAACTAAATTACTATATCCATCTATAGCAAAGAAATTCAATACAACACCTAGCAGAGTTGAGAGGGCTATCAGACATGCAATAGAAGTAGCATGGGGAAGAGGTAAGATGGATACCATAGATAAATTGTTTGGATACACAATAAATCATGGTAAAGGTAAACCAACTAATTCGGAATTTATAGCTCTAATTGCGGACAAGTTGAGATTAGAGCTTAGAGTAGGATAA